In Actinomycetota bacterium, a single genomic region encodes these proteins:
- a CDS encoding alpha/beta fold hydrolase produces HFTVYLINRKPGLQPGATMADLAGHYAHALERTFAGPVAIMGISTGGSIAQQLAIDHPQLVDRLVLVATACRLGPAGRRMQRDLARFTMAGRPRRAWAATGPEPWPR; encoded by the coding sequence GTCACTTCACCGTCTACCTGATCAACCGCAAGCCCGGCCTGCAACCCGGCGCCACCATGGCCGACCTGGCCGGCCACTACGCCCACGCCCTGGAACGGACCTTCGCCGGGCCGGTCGCCATCATGGGCATCTCCACCGGCGGCTCGATCGCCCAACAGCTCGCCATCGACCACCCCCAGCTGGTGGACCGGCTGGTGCTGGTCGCCACCGCCTGCCGGCTGGGGCCGGCTGGGCGGCGGATGCAGCGCGACCTGGCCCGGTTCACCATGGCCGGCCGGCCACGGCGCGCCTGGGCGGCGACCGGTCCGGAGCCATGGCCGAGGTGA